Proteins from a genomic interval of Danio rerio strain Tuebingen ecotype United States chromosome 4, GRCz12tu, whole genome shotgun sequence:
- the asb13a.2 gene encoding uncharacterized protein LOC563551: MEVETARPYFFGDIGFWAERTEVHKAAYEGEVSVLQDLISSGASVNIVAVDSITPLHEAAARGQTQCVRLLLDAGAQVDARNVDGSTPLCEACSIGNFECVRLLLDYGAKVNPTLTSRTTSPLHEACMGGNADCVRLVIAKGASLEAYDLYHGTPLHVACANRRLECVKVLLNAGVHVNATRLHETPLHHAARTNNVNMIEMLVEFGANIYARDKYDRKPVDYTRPNTPSAHCLQLYESSPLSLQQICRITLRTVLGTNAEDVVGKLDIPNRIISYLLYR, translated from the exons ATGGAAGTGGAAACAGCAAGACCGTATTTTTTTGGTGACATCG GTTTCTGGGCCGAGAGAACGGAGGTTCACAAGGCTGCGTATGAGGGTGAGGTGTCGGTGCTGCAGGATTTGATTTCGAGCGGAGCATCAGTAAATATCGTGGCTGTGGACTCCATCACTCCTCTTCATGAAGCAGCTGCTCGCGGACAGACGCAGTGTGTGAGACTTCTGCTGGATGCAGGAGCTCAG GTTGATGCAAGGAACGTGGATGGCAGCACTCCGCTGTGTGAAGCCTGCTCCATCGGGAACTTTGAGTGTGTGAGGCTGCTTCTGGATTATGGAGCAAAAGTCAACCCAACCCTCACCTCGCGGACCACTTCACCTCTTCATGAGGCCTGCATGGGAG GTAATGCAGACTGTGTGAGGTTAGTGATTGCTAAAGGTGCCAGTCTCGAGGCGTATGACCTTTACCATGGTACTCCTCTACATGTGGCATGCGCCAACCGACGACTCGAATGTGTCAAGGTGCTATTAAATGCAG GTGTGCACGTCAATGCCACTAGGCTCCATGAGACGCCCTTACATCACGCCGCCAGGACCAACAATGTGAACATGATTGAGATGCTGGTGGAATTTGGTGCCAATATTTACGCCCGAGACAAATATGACAGGAAGCCAGTGGACTACACGAGGCCAAACACACCCTCAGCGCACTGCCTTCAGCTCTATGAGA GTTCTCCTCTTTCTCTGCAGCAGATCTGCCGTATTACTCTGAGGACCGTCCTGGGCACCAATGCTGAAGATGTGGTGGGAAAACTGGATATTCCCAACCGTATTATCAGTTACCTCTTATACCGATGA